A window from Streptomyces sp. NBC_00271 encodes these proteins:
- a CDS encoding BlaI/MecI/CopY family transcriptional regulator — protein MTSAKDERRPAGELEASVMAALWAAGAPLTPGRVQTELGSGLARTTVTTILSRLHEKGIVGRERQGRGFAYFPVQDPHGLTARRMHTELDRDEDRETALARFVAQLSPDDERLLRDLLESGEPLESGE, from the coding sequence ATGACCAGCGCGAAGGACGAACGCCGACCGGCGGGTGAGCTCGAGGCCTCCGTCATGGCCGCCCTCTGGGCCGCCGGCGCACCCCTGACTCCGGGCCGCGTCCAGACGGAGCTCGGCTCGGGGCTGGCCCGTACGACGGTGACGACGATCCTGTCGAGGCTGCACGAGAAGGGGATCGTCGGCCGGGAGCGGCAGGGCCGCGGCTTCGCCTACTTCCCCGTCCAGGACCCGCACGGCCTGACCGCCCGCCGCATGCACACCGAGTTGGACCGGGACGAGGACCGGGAGACGGCGCTCGCCCGGTTCGTCGCCCAGCTCAGCCCCGACGACGAGCGCCTCCTGCGTGATCTTCTGGAATCGGGTGAGCCACTAGAATCGGGTGAGTAA
- a CDS encoding DedA family protein — MAAPLFAASQLGSQLGSELAVNILSAQSLLAAFGVLGVGVVMFAETGLLIGFFLPGDSLLFTAGLLCTGSGHGGLKLSLGPLLVCAAVGALAGSQCGYLIGRKAGGALLARSGSPRLHEGAKRAEELLERYGHAKAIVLARFVPVVRTVLNPMAGALQVPARTFTVWQVVGGLVWSIGLTLAGYALGSSIPNVDRYLLPIIAVIVIVSLIPLAAEFRRSRKAAATTAEKGAEG, encoded by the coding sequence ATGGCCGCACCTTTGTTCGCAGCGTCACAGCTCGGTTCACAGCTCGGGTCGGAGCTGGCGGTGAACATCCTCAGCGCCCAGTCCCTGCTCGCCGCCTTCGGTGTGCTGGGTGTCGGCGTGGTGATGTTCGCGGAGACAGGGCTGCTGATCGGCTTCTTCCTGCCCGGTGACTCGCTGCTGTTCACGGCGGGCCTGTTGTGCACGGGGTCGGGCCACGGCGGCCTGAAGCTCTCCCTGGGGCCGCTCCTGGTCTGCGCCGCCGTGGGCGCGCTGGCCGGCTCCCAGTGCGGCTATCTCATCGGACGCAAGGCGGGCGGCGCGCTGCTCGCCCGCAGCGGTTCGCCCCGGCTGCACGAGGGGGCCAAGCGCGCCGAGGAGCTGCTCGAGCGGTACGGCCACGCGAAGGCGATCGTGCTGGCCCGCTTCGTCCCGGTCGTGCGCACGGTGCTGAACCCGATGGCGGGCGCCCTCCAGGTCCCCGCCCGCACGTTCACCGTGTGGCAGGTCGTCGGCGGTCTCGTCTGGAGCATCGGCCTCACCCTCGCGGGCTACGCACTGGGCTCGTCGATTCCGAACGTCGACCGCTATCTGCTCCCGATCATCGCCGTGATCGTCATCGTGTCGCTGATCCCGCTGGCCGCCGAGTTCCGCCGCTCCCGCAAGGCCGCTGCCACGACCGCGGAGAAGGGTGCCGAGGGATGA
- a CDS encoding response regulator transcription factor: MRHTILVVEDDHALRDVLLRGLRDEGFDTVPAPDGATALRLAGDDVDAAVLDVGLPDADGRDVCQAIRANGFLSPVIFLTAHHHLTDRLAGFSAGGDDYLPKPFHLTELAARLRAALKRSGPLPATTAGDLTLDPVGHSLTVQGTRVDLTPTEFRLLAALMAGAGDIVRRRELVRAGWPEGAQVSDNTLDQYLTRLRRRLRDGGSALTITTARGIGHRLS, encoded by the coding sequence ATGCGGCACACGATCCTGGTCGTCGAGGACGATCACGCCCTGCGTGACGTCCTGCTGCGCGGGCTGCGCGACGAGGGCTTCGACACCGTGCCCGCCCCGGACGGGGCGACCGCGCTGCGGCTGGCCGGGGACGACGTCGACGCGGCCGTGCTGGACGTCGGGCTGCCCGACGCGGACGGGCGGGACGTGTGCCAGGCGATCAGAGCCAATGGCTTCCTCTCGCCCGTCATCTTCCTGACCGCCCATCACCACCTCACGGACCGGCTGGCGGGCTTCTCGGCCGGCGGCGACGACTATCTGCCCAAGCCGTTCCACCTGACGGAGCTGGCCGCCCGGCTGCGGGCGGCGCTCAAGCGCAGCGGACCGCTCCCGGCCACCACGGCCGGGGACCTGACCCTGGACCCGGTCGGGCACAGCCTCACCGTCCAGGGCACCCGGGTCGACCTCACCCCGACGGAGTTCCGGCTGCTGGCGGCGCTGATGGCGGGGGCCGGGGACATCGTCCGCAGGCGGGAGCTGGTCAGGGCCGGCTGGCCGGAAGGCGCGCAGGTCAGCGACAACACGCTGGACCAGTATCTGACCCGGCTGCGCCGCAGGCTCCGGGACGGCGGCAGCGCGCTGACCATCACCACGGCGCGCGGCATCGGCCACCGGCTGTCGTGA
- a CDS encoding M48 family metalloprotease, with product MTTLLIIPLLVPLLLPFALPGLARRCLDRLAPVAALWALTLTALVLAGASVAALGALLLTGLLKLPVLAGLGDLVHPLRTPSNLIVLPLAAAATGLLTVGAATLVRSALRQLRAFRTARSQADRRPAAGDLCVIESPHPDAYALPGRPHRIVVTTGMLRSLCPEEREVLFAHERAHNAGNHHRFLVAAEIAAHCHPGLRPVRDSIALAAERAADEAAATAVGDRRLTARAIARAALATTAARSTRPDFAAAATTGPVPQRVAALLAAPGRRPRVASWIALLLVACATVSASAAATGVLTFHHEVEIAQGEEPR from the coding sequence ATGACCACTCTGCTGATCATTCCGCTGCTCGTCCCGCTTCTGCTGCCCTTCGCGCTGCCGGGGCTGGCCCGCCGCTGCCTCGACCGCCTCGCGCCGGTCGCCGCCCTGTGGGCGCTGACCCTCACGGCCCTCGTCCTGGCCGGTGCCTCCGTGGCCGCGCTCGGCGCGCTGCTCCTCACCGGCCTGCTCAAGCTGCCGGTCCTGGCGGGCCTGGGTGACCTCGTCCACCCCCTGCGTACCCCGTCGAACCTGATCGTCCTGCCGCTGGCGGCGGCGGCCACCGGCCTCCTGACCGTCGGCGCCGCGACCCTCGTACGCTCCGCCCTGCGCCAGCTGCGCGCCTTCCGCACCGCTCGCAGCCAGGCCGACCGTCGACCGGCCGCGGGCGACCTGTGCGTGATCGAATCGCCCCACCCGGACGCGTACGCGCTGCCGGGCCGTCCGCACCGCATCGTCGTGACCACCGGGATGCTCCGCAGCCTCTGTCCCGAAGAGCGCGAGGTGCTCTTCGCCCACGAGCGGGCCCACAACGCGGGCAACCACCACCGCTTCCTCGTCGCGGCCGAGATCGCCGCGCACTGCCACCCCGGGCTGCGCCCGGTCCGCGACAGCATCGCGCTCGCCGCCGAGCGCGCCGCGGACGAGGCCGCCGCCACGGCGGTGGGGGACCGGCGGCTGACCGCGCGCGCCATCGCCCGCGCCGCCCTCGCCACCACGGCCGCCCGCTCCACCCGCCCCGACTTCGCCGCCGCCGCGACCACCGGACCCGTACCCCAGCGGGTCGCGGCTCTTCTCGCGGCTCCCGGGCGCCGCCCCCGCGTCGCCTCCTGGATCGCCCTTCTCCTCGTCGCCTGCGCGACCGTCTCGGCCTCCGCGGCGGCGACCGGCGTCCTCACCTTCCACCACGAGGTGGAGATCGCCCAGGGCGAGGAGCCTCGCTGA
- a CDS encoding sensor histidine kinase — translation MRAFASRWWPRTLRGRLSLVALTTATILMVILTVAFNTVVRRHLQHQADDELRTRAAAVAATVVTDGSRVRVLETPGEELLDTNVWIYSGGRLLEKPPSATATSPLTRAADRLVARGERHCLTVHSHDEVRLCSRPVPGGKGAAVVVTALDLSPYRGSADTMLFASLALDAAMLACTYALTRLAVGRALRPVRSMTEHATQWSAIASQERFGTVTRPTELAQLGGSLDALLARIRALLRHEQQLTRELSHELRNPLARIIAELDWWGARPRSDADTRTTHAAIADAAQSMRTICDTLLDEARDSAATAPGTADVLPVLHRLVDRLGPTKAGVEVVVTACDARLSAGVPDALLERIVSPLLDNALRHAHTRVEILARARPGGVRVEVGDDGPGVPASFAAQLFQPGRRADPEDEHGGAGLGLPLARRLARSAGGEVDHDGRRTSGATFVVTLPAG, via the coding sequence GTGAGGGCGTTCGCCTCCCGCTGGTGGCCGCGCACCCTGCGAGGCCGGCTCTCCCTGGTCGCGCTCACCACGGCGACGATCCTGATGGTGATCCTCACGGTCGCGTTCAACACGGTCGTACGCCGTCACCTTCAGCACCAGGCGGACGACGAGCTGCGCACCCGGGCCGCCGCCGTCGCCGCGACCGTCGTCACCGACGGCTCCCGGGTGCGGGTCCTGGAGACCCCGGGCGAGGAGCTCCTCGACACGAACGTGTGGATCTACTCGGGCGGCCGGCTGCTCGAGAAGCCCCCGTCCGCCACCGCCACCAGCCCGCTGACCCGCGCCGCCGACCGGCTCGTGGCGCGCGGCGAGCGGCACTGCCTCACCGTGCACAGTCACGACGAGGTACGGCTGTGCTCGCGCCCGGTGCCCGGCGGCAAGGGCGCCGCCGTCGTCGTCACCGCACTCGACCTCTCCCCGTACCGCGGCTCGGCCGACACGATGCTCTTCGCGTCCCTCGCCCTCGACGCCGCGATGCTCGCCTGCACCTACGCGCTGACGCGGCTGGCGGTGGGCCGCGCCCTGCGTCCCGTGCGTTCGATGACCGAGCACGCCACCCAGTGGAGCGCGATAGCCTCCCAGGAGCGCTTCGGCACCGTGACCCGTCCCACCGAACTCGCCCAGCTGGGCGGTTCGCTGGACGCCCTCCTCGCCCGCATCCGCGCGCTGCTGCGGCACGAGCAGCAGCTCACCCGGGAGCTGTCGCACGAGCTGCGCAACCCGCTCGCCCGGATCATCGCCGAGCTCGACTGGTGGGGAGCCCGCCCCCGCTCCGACGCCGACACCAGGACCACGCACGCGGCGATCGCCGACGCGGCCCAGTCCATGCGCACGATCTGCGACACCCTGCTCGACGAGGCCCGCGACAGCGCGGCCACCGCGCCCGGCACGGCCGACGTACTGCCGGTGCTGCACCGCCTGGTGGACCGCCTCGGGCCCACGAAGGCGGGCGTCGAGGTCGTCGTCACCGCCTGCGACGCGCGGTTGTCGGCCGGGGTGCCGGACGCCCTTCTGGAGCGCATCGTCAGTCCGCTGCTCGACAACGCCCTACGGCACGCGCACACCCGGGTCGAGATCCTGGCCCGCGCCCGGCCCGGTGGCGTACGCGTCGAGGTCGGGGACGACGGTCCCGGCGTACCGGCGTCGTTCGCGGCACAGCTCTTCCAGCCCGGCCGGCGCGCCGATCCCGAGGACGAACACGGCGGAGCGGGCCTCGGGCTGCCGCTGGCGCGACGCCTGGCCCGCTCCGCCGGCGGGGAGGTGGACCACGACGGACGGCGCACCTCCGGCGCGACGTTCGTGGTCACGCTTCCCGCGGGTTGA
- a CDS encoding ArsR/SmtB family transcription factor, whose amino-acid sequence MGHGAVTTAQDAAARNVTTRVRLDAANVAKVATTLQALSTPSRLLILARLREGPLPATELASEVGMEQSACSHQLRLLRNLGLVVGERRGRSVVYALHDHHVAELLDQAVYHVEHLRLGLSDASE is encoded by the coding sequence ATGGGTCATGGAGCCGTCACCACCGCGCAGGACGCCGCCGCTCGGAACGTCACCACGCGCGTGCGTCTGGACGCGGCCAATGTCGCGAAGGTGGCCACCACGCTCCAGGCCCTGTCCACCCCCTCACGGCTGCTGATCCTCGCGCGGCTGCGCGAAGGTCCGCTTCCGGCGACGGAGCTGGCCTCCGAGGTGGGCATGGAGCAGTCCGCCTGCTCGCACCAGCTGCGGCTGCTGCGCAATCTGGGCCTGGTCGTCGGCGAGCGCCGCGGCCGGTCGGTGGTCTACGCGCTGCACGACCACCATGTCGCCGAACTCCTCGACCAAGCGGTCTACCACGTGGAGCATCTGCGGCTCGGTCTCAGCGACGCGTCCGAGTAG
- a CDS encoding SIR2 family NAD-dependent protein deacylase: MPCDSGIPDYRGPNGLWRRNPEAEKLVTYEYYMGDPEIRRRSWQMRRENRALQAEPNAAHRAVADLERTGVPVRVITQNVDGLHQLAGMPARKVIELHGTARSFVCTKCHKRGPMKDAIARVEAGEDDPLCLECGGILKSATVMFGEPLDPVVLSEAVAITKACQVFIAVGSSLQVQPAAGLAGVAADHGARLIIVNAEPTPYDDRADEVVREPIGTALPKLLRTLSEES; encoded by the coding sequence ATGCCTTGCGATTCCGGAATCCCCGACTATCGCGGGCCGAACGGGCTGTGGCGGCGCAATCCCGAGGCCGAGAAGCTCGTCACGTACGAGTACTACATGGGCGATCCCGAGATCCGGCGGCGGTCCTGGCAGATGCGACGCGAGAACCGCGCCCTCCAAGCCGAGCCGAACGCCGCACACCGGGCCGTGGCCGACCTGGAGCGGACCGGCGTGCCCGTACGAGTGATCACCCAGAACGTGGACGGACTGCACCAGCTCGCCGGCATGCCCGCACGCAAGGTCATCGAACTGCACGGGACCGCGCGGAGTTTCGTGTGCACCAAGTGCCACAAGCGGGGCCCGATGAAGGACGCGATCGCCCGCGTCGAGGCCGGCGAGGACGATCCGCTGTGCCTGGAGTGCGGCGGCATCCTCAAGTCGGCGACCGTGATGTTCGGCGAGCCGCTCGACCCCGTGGTCCTCAGCGAGGCGGTCGCCATCACCAAGGCGTGCCAGGTGTTCATCGCCGTCGGGAGCAGTCTGCAGGTGCAGCCCGCCGCCGGGCTCGCCGGTGTCGCCGCCGATCACGGAGCCCGGCTGATCATCGTCAACGCCGAGCCGACACCGTACGACGACCGGGCCGACGAGGTCGTACGGGAGCCGATCGGGACCGCCCTGCCGAAGCTGCTGCGCACCCTGAGCGAAGAGAGCTAG
- a CDS encoding phosphatase PAP2 family protein, which translates to MILAFNGSSIDGSTYTYVVNLAHDSPSWLDSLVSAWSTYGLALFAVLMLVGWWQARRSSARAAMVALAVPVIVVVAFGVNSLFKMVVREDRPCQSLHVKTLEACPAPGDWSFPSNHTVIAAAAAVALLHVSRRLGTIALLGACLMAVSRVWVGAHYPHDVVAGVLVGTLIAMLLMTLLRRLSDPLAARLTDSRLLRPLLVSA; encoded by the coding sequence ATGATCCTCGCGTTCAACGGGTCGTCGATCGACGGCTCCACCTACACCTACGTGGTGAATCTCGCCCATGACTCCCCGTCCTGGCTGGACAGCCTGGTGTCCGCCTGGTCGACGTACGGGCTGGCGCTGTTCGCCGTTCTCATGCTCGTGGGCTGGTGGCAGGCCCGTCGCAGCAGCGCCCGGGCGGCGATGGTCGCGCTCGCGGTGCCGGTGATCGTCGTCGTCGCGTTCGGGGTGAACTCCCTGTTCAAGATGGTCGTGCGCGAGGACCGCCCCTGTCAGAGCCTGCACGTGAAAACACTGGAGGCGTGTCCCGCGCCGGGCGACTGGTCCTTCCCCAGCAATCACACGGTCATCGCCGCCGCGGCCGCCGTGGCCCTGCTCCACGTCTCCCGTCGCCTCGGCACCATAGCCCTGCTGGGCGCCTGCCTGATGGCCGTCTCCCGGGTCTGGGTCGGTGCGCACTATCCGCACGACGTGGTCGCCGGTGTCCTGGTCGGCACGCTGATCGCGATGCTGCTGATGACGCTCCTGCGCAGACTCTCCGACCCGCTGGCGGCCCGGCTGACGGACTCACGGCTGCTGCGCCCGTTGCTGGTCTCGGCGTAG
- a CDS encoding AlkA N-terminal domain-containing protein, whose product MHTDMERCVRAVQSKDARFDGWFFTAVLTTRIYCRPSCPVVPPKPENMTFYPSAAACQQAGFRACKRCRPDTSPGSPEWNQRADLVARAMRLIGDGVVDREGVPGLAGRLGYSIRQVERQLLAELGAGPLALARAQRAQTARLLIETTALPMAEIAFAAGFSSIRTFNDTVREVFALAPSELRDRVPKKRAPATPGVLSLRLPFRAPLNPDNLFGHLAATAVPGVEEWRDGAYRRTLRLPYGHGIVGLTPHVDHIACRLTLSDLRDLPVAISRCRRMLDLDADPVAVDDQLRTDPVLAPLVAKAPGRRVPRTVDEAEFAVRAVLGQQVSTAAARTHAARLVTAHGEPVEDPEGGLTHVFPSPQALAALDPSTLAMPSTRRTTFTTLVRQLADGSLHLGVECDWAEARARLLALPGFGPWTVDVIGMRALGDPDAFLPTDLGIRRAAQELDLPSTPAALTARAAAWRPWRAYAVQYLWATDSHPINFLPV is encoded by the coding sequence ATGCACACCGACATGGAGCGCTGTGTGCGCGCTGTCCAATCGAAGGACGCGCGCTTCGACGGATGGTTCTTCACGGCGGTCCTGACCACGCGAATCTACTGCCGGCCGAGCTGCCCGGTGGTGCCGCCGAAACCCGAGAACATGACGTTCTACCCGAGTGCCGCGGCCTGCCAGCAGGCCGGGTTCCGGGCCTGCAAGCGCTGCCGTCCGGACACCAGCCCCGGCTCGCCCGAGTGGAACCAGCGAGCCGACCTCGTCGCCCGCGCGATGCGTCTGATCGGCGACGGGGTCGTGGACCGCGAGGGCGTTCCGGGTCTGGCCGGCCGGCTCGGCTACAGCATCCGCCAGGTCGAGCGGCAGCTGCTGGCCGAGCTGGGCGCGGGACCGCTCGCGCTCGCCCGGGCACAGCGCGCCCAGACCGCCCGGCTGCTCATCGAGACCACCGCGCTCCCGATGGCGGAGATCGCCTTCGCGGCCGGGTTCTCCTCCATCCGTACCTTCAACGACACCGTGCGCGAGGTCTTCGCCCTCGCCCCGAGCGAGCTGCGCGACCGGGTGCCGAAGAAACGCGCCCCGGCCACCCCGGGCGTCCTGAGCCTGCGGCTCCCCTTCCGCGCCCCGCTCAACCCCGACAACCTCTTCGGCCACCTCGCGGCGACCGCCGTACCCGGTGTCGAGGAGTGGCGCGACGGCGCCTACCGGCGCACCCTGCGCCTGCCCTACGGCCACGGGATCGTCGGGCTCACCCCGCACGTCGACCACATCGCCTGCCGCCTCACCCTCAGTGACCTGCGTGACCTGCCCGTCGCGATCAGCCGCTGCCGCCGCATGCTCGACCTGGACGCCGACCCGGTAGCCGTCGACGACCAGCTGCGGACGGATCCGGTGCTGGCGCCCCTGGTGGCGAAGGCCCCCGGCCGCCGGGTGCCGCGCACGGTCGACGAGGCCGAGTTCGCCGTACGGGCCGTCCTGGGCCAGCAGGTCTCCACCGCCGCCGCCCGTACCCACGCGGCCCGCCTGGTCACCGCGCACGGCGAACCCGTCGAGGACCCCGAGGGCGGCCTCACCCACGTCTTCCCCTCGCCTCAGGCGCTCGCGGCCCTCGACCCGTCCACGCTCGCGATGCCGAGCACCCGCCGCACCACCTTCACCACCCTCGTACGCCAACTCGCCGACGGCTCCCTCCACTTGGGAGTGGAGTGTGACTGGGCCGAGGCTCGCGCCCGCCTCCTCGCCCTCCCCGGCTTCGGCCCCTGGACGGTCGACGTCATCGGCATGCGCGCCCTCGGCGACCCCGACGCCTTCCTCCCCACCGACCTCGGAATCCGGCGCGCGGCCCAGGAGCTGGACCTGCCGTCGACCCCCGCCGCCCTGACGGCGCGCGCGGCGGCGTGGCGCCCGTGGCGGGCGTACGCGGTCCAGTACCTGTGGGCGACGGACAGCCACCCGATCAACTTCCTCCCCGTATAA
- a CDS encoding SIR2 family NAD-dependent protein deacylase — MGSPLVAILSGAGISTDSGIPDYRGPNGLWRRDPEAEKLVTYEYYMGDPEIRRRAWQMRRKNRTLQAEPNAAHLAVAELEKSGVPVRVITQNVDGLHQLAGMPARKVLELHGTARTVVCTECHAKTPMQDALARVEAGEEDPPCLKCGGILKSATVLFGERLDPVVLGEAAAIAKASQVFIAVGSSLQVQPAAGLAGVAADHGARLVIVNAEPTPYDEIADEVVREPIGTALPALLRGLTDEINY; from the coding sequence ATGGGCAGCCCTCTAGTAGCCATCCTCAGTGGCGCAGGTATTTCCACCGATTCAGGAATCCCTGATTATCGCGGTCCGAACGGGCTGTGGCGGCGGGATCCCGAGGCCGAGAAGCTCGTGACGTACGAGTACTACATGGGCGATCCCGAGATCAGGCGCCGGGCGTGGCAGATGCGGCGGAAGAACCGGACGCTCCAGGCCGAGCCCAACGCCGCACACCTGGCCGTGGCCGAACTCGAGAAGTCCGGGGTGCCCGTGCGCGTGATCACCCAGAACGTCGACGGCCTGCACCAGCTCGCCGGAATGCCTGCCCGCAAGGTCCTCGAACTCCACGGCACCGCACGTACCGTCGTGTGCACCGAATGCCACGCCAAGACACCCATGCAGGACGCCCTCGCCCGCGTCGAAGCCGGTGAGGAGGACCCGCCGTGCCTGAAGTGCGGCGGCATCCTGAAATCGGCGACCGTGCTCTTCGGCGAACGCCTCGACCCCGTCGTCCTCGGCGAGGCCGCCGCCATTGCCAAGGCCTCCCAGGTCTTCATCGCCGTCGGCAGCAGCCTTCAGGTCCAACCCGCCGCCGGCCTCGCGGGTGTCGCCGCCGACCACGGAGCCCGGCTCGTCATCGTCAACGCCGAACCCACCCCCTACGACGAGATCGCCGACGAGGTCGTACGGGAACCGATCGGCACCGCCCTGCCCGCACTGCTTCGCGGGCTGACCGATGAGATCAATTACTAA
- a CDS encoding methylated-DNA--[protein]-cysteine S-methyltransferase produces the protein MKQHMVIDSPYGPLTLVADDGVLCGLYMVGQRHRPPEETFGERDDTPFGEVTDQLKAYFEGELKEFTLELRMSGTPFQRSVWEQLRGIPYGETRSYGELAEALGNTGASRAVGLANGKNPIGIIVPCHRVVGANGSLTGYGGGLDRKQRLLDFESGTALF, from the coding sequence GTGAAACAGCACATGGTCATCGACAGCCCGTACGGCCCCCTCACCCTCGTCGCCGACGACGGCGTCCTGTGCGGCCTCTACATGGTCGGCCAACGCCACCGCCCGCCGGAGGAGACCTTCGGTGAACGCGACGACACGCCCTTCGGCGAGGTCACCGACCAGCTGAAGGCCTATTTCGAGGGCGAGTTGAAGGAGTTCACCCTCGAACTGCGCATGTCCGGCACCCCCTTCCAGCGCAGCGTCTGGGAGCAGCTGCGCGGGATCCCCTACGGCGAGACCCGCTCGTACGGCGAACTGGCCGAAGCCCTGGGCAACACGGGCGCCTCCCGCGCGGTCGGCCTCGCCAACGGCAAGAACCCCATCGGCATCATCGTGCCCTGCCACCGCGTGGTCGGCGCGAACGGAAGCCTCACCGGATACGGCGGCGGCCTGGACCGCAAGCAGCGCCTGCTGGACTTCGAGAGCGGTACGGCACTCTTCTAG
- a CDS encoding heavy metal translocating P-type ATPase → MSSTLDSPPVPSLDASARTAPRRRTRVLALPEARWALLATAAFLSALPLHFADAPGWTYGPLYAIAYLAGGWEPLLAGLRALRGKTLDVDLLMIVAALGAAAIGQVLDGALLIVIFATSGALEALATARTADSVRGLLDLAPATATRVTADGEESVPVSRLRVGDELLIRPGERIGADGRVLDGTSEADQATITGEPLPVLKTPGDEVFAGTLNGTGALRVRVERDPTDSVIARIVTLVEEASRTKAPTQLFIEKIEQRYAVGVVAATLTVFAVPLAFGADLTGALLRAMTFMIVASPCAVVLATMPPLLSAIATAGRHGVLVKSALAMERLGEIDTAALDKTGTLTEGAPEVTAVRPATGSGLDEDALLALAAAAEHPSEHPLARAIVAAARTRDLRLAPARDFAAKPGHGVTATVDGRVVTVGRPDPGLDTDTHTDANTNANTDTDVEGGTVVRVERDGALVGTLVLADRPRTDAAETAAGLTALTGTSPVLLTGDNPRAAAQVATATGITDVRASLLPEDKVTAVRELQRAGRKVLFVGDGVNDAPALAAAHSGIAMGRAGSDLALETADAVVVRDELAAIPAVVRLSRAARRLVVQNLLVAGTFIMVLVLWDLLGHLPLPLGVAGHEGSTVLVGLNGLRLLRESAWRLRESAGRRPDGGRPRAL, encoded by the coding sequence GTGTCCTCCACTCTTGACTCGCCGCCCGTCCCCTCCCTCGACGCGTCCGCCCGCACGGCCCCGCGCCGCCGCACCCGCGTCCTCGCGCTGCCGGAGGCCCGCTGGGCGCTCCTCGCGACCGCCGCCTTCCTGTCGGCACTCCCGTTGCACTTCGCTGACGCGCCAGGCTGGACGTATGGGCCGCTGTACGCGATCGCCTACCTCGCCGGTGGCTGGGAGCCGTTGCTGGCGGGACTGCGGGCGCTGCGCGGGAAGACCCTGGACGTCGATCTGCTGATGATCGTCGCGGCCCTCGGCGCGGCCGCGATCGGGCAGGTCCTGGACGGCGCCCTGCTGATCGTCATCTTCGCCACCTCGGGCGCCCTGGAGGCCCTGGCCACCGCCCGCACCGCCGACTCCGTACGTGGTCTGCTCGACCTCGCGCCCGCGACGGCGACCCGGGTGACCGCCGACGGTGAGGAGTCCGTCCCGGTGAGCCGACTCCGCGTCGGTGACGAGCTGTTGATCCGGCCGGGGGAGCGGATCGGAGCCGACGGACGGGTCCTCGACGGTACGAGTGAGGCCGACCAGGCGACCATCACCGGCGAGCCGCTGCCGGTCCTGAAGACCCCGGGCGACGAGGTCTTCGCGGGCACCCTCAACGGCACCGGAGCCCTGCGCGTCCGTGTCGAGCGCGACCCCACCGACTCCGTGATCGCCCGGATCGTCACCCTCGTGGAGGAGGCCTCGCGCACCAAGGCGCCGACGCAACTGTTCATCGAGAAGATCGAACAGCGCTACGCGGTGGGCGTGGTGGCGGCCACGCTCACCGTCTTCGCCGTGCCGCTCGCCTTCGGCGCGGACCTCACCGGCGCGCTGCTGCGGGCGATGACCTTCATGATCGTCGCCTCGCCGTGCGCGGTCGTCCTCGCGACCATGCCCCCGCTGCTCTCCGCCATCGCCACCGCCGGCCGGCACGGCGTTCTGGTCAAGTCCGCGCTCGCCATGGAACGCCTCGGCGAGATCGACACGGCCGCCCTCGACAAGACCGGGACGCTGACGGAGGGCGCGCCCGAGGTGACGGCCGTACGCCCGGCGACCGGATCGGGGCTGGACGAGGACGCCCTGCTGGCGCTGGCGGCCGCCGCCGAGCACCCCAGCGAACACCCGCTCGCCCGCGCGATCGTCGCCGCCGCCCGCACCCGTGACCTGCGCCTCGCCCCCGCACGCGACTTCGCGGCGAAGCCGGGACACGGCGTCACCGCCACGGTCGACGGCCGGGTCGTCACGGTCGGCCGCCCCGACCCGGGCCTGGACACGGATACGCACACGGATGCGAACACGAATGCGAACACGGACACCGACGTCGAAGGCGGCACGGTCGTCCGCGTGGAACGCGACGGCGCCCTCGTCGGCACGCTCGTCCTGGCCGACCGCCCGCGCACCGACGCCGCCGAGACGGCCGCGGGGCTCACCGCCCTGACGGGCACCTCACCCGTGCTCCTCACCGGCGACAACCCGCGCGCCGCCGCCCAGGTGGCCACCGCCACCGGCATCACGGACGTACGCGCATCCCTGCTGCCCGAGGACAAGGTCACGGCCGTACGGGAGCTCCAACGCGCCGGCCGCAAGGTCCTGTTCGTCGGCGACGGCGTCAACGACGCGCCCGCCCTGGCCGCCGCCCATTCGGGGATCGCCATGGGCCGGGCGGGTTCCGACCTTGCGCTGGAGACGGCGGACGCCGTCGTCGTCCGGGATGAGCTGGCGGCGATCCCCGCGGTCGTACGGCTGTCCCGCGCGGCCCGCCGCCTGGTGGTCCAGAATCTCCTTGTCGCGGGTACGTTCATCATGGTCCTCGTCCTGTGGGACCTGCTCGGACACCTCCCGCTGCCGCTCGGTGTCGCGGGCCACGAGGGCTCCACCGTGCTGGTCGGGCTGAACGGGCTGCGGCTGCTCCGGGAGTCCGCATGGCGTCTGCGGGAGTCCGCAGGGCGTCGGCCGGACGGAGGCCGACCTCGGGCGCTGTGA